Proteins encoded in a region of the Sugiyamaella lignohabitans strain CBS 10342 chromosome B, complete sequence genome:
- the KHA1 gene encoding Kha1p (Putative K+/H+ antiporter; has a probable role in intracellular cation homeostasis; localized to Golgi vesicles and detected in highly purified mitochondria in high-throughput studies; GO_component: GO:0005794 - Golgi apparatus [Evidence IDA] [PMID 15926887]; GO_component: GO:0016021 - integral component of membrane [Evidence IEA,IEA]; GO_component: GO:0016021 - integral component of membrane [Evidence ISM] [PMID 12192589]; GO_component: GO:0016021 - integral component of membrane [Evidence ISM] [PMID 17176761]; GO_component: GO:0016020 - membrane [Evidence IEA,IEA]; GO_component: GO:0005739 - mitochondrion [Evidence IDA] [PMID 14576278]; GO_component: GO:0005739 - mitochondrion [Evidence IDA] [PMID 16823961]; GO_function: GO:0015297 - antiporter activity [Evidence IEA]; GO_function: GO:0008324 - cation transmembrane transporter activity [Evidence IEA]; GO_function: GO:0015386 - potassium:proton antiporter activity [Evidence IMP,ISS] [PMID 9811642]; GO_function: GO:0015299 - solute:proton antiporter activity [Evidence IEA]; GO_process: GO:0006812 - cation transport [Evidence IEA]; GO_process: GO:1902600 - hydrogen ion transmembrane transport [Evidence IEA]; GO_process: GO:0006811 - ion transport [Evidence IEA]; GO_process: GO:0015672 - monovalent inorganic cation transport [Evidence IMP,ISS] [PMID 9811642]; GO_process: GO:0006813 - potassium ion transport [Evidence IEA]; GO_process: GO:0055085 - transmembrane transport [Evidence IEA]; GO_process: GO:0006810 - transport [Evidence IEA]) — protein MATTAAATAAPTGVPTSTLSQSGVLGGRNPFIYSSSDPLALFIVQSFIIITLSRLLHWPLSYLKQPRVIAEVITGIILGPSVMGHVPNFTNTIFPTASIPNITVVANLGLIMFLFIVGLEVDLGYVRKNLYIALTVGALGMLIPFGLGFVVAIGIYNHEAGGAHVVNFGVYSLFVAVALSITALPVLARILTELRLLRDRVGVIVLSAGIANDLVGWILLALTITLANSTKKGINALYIVLLVVAWFLLLYFGVRKLLTLYLRKSGGFERGPSQFDVCAILILVLVSSFYTDIIGVHPIFGAFIVGVIIPRENDFVVKLTEKIEDFVTVILIPQYFALAGLSANIGLLNDGKSWGYVIAIIAIAFIGKVTGGTLGSRLNGLKWQESLTVGVLMSCKGIVEIVVLTTGLNAHIISAKVFTMFIVMTLVTTFLTTPLTMLVYPVSYRQKLARARSLERRHNLSVNGSTIPSSRIAKIIAHIRDAEAISVLMTLVQLFSNDDARTEQLKIHGVRLCELSQRPSNLIQVTSDTQSDIKNDSLLSVVSAFSQIHNVLFSGDLAYITEGDQASYIVNRHTDLNDLILLTLDQTVTRTESPDGVITASGAWNTTQYPPYFHEVFGHPTGCNLGLFIDRGISVPVTSEESKSWSSRSVSRRIHAIISSTEPNDKLTLHIALQLTESPFVQLTVDVIHPPSKDGHNGGDDDATINSSESWDYVTQVVDAYSSAEFRSRVKLLHSSQEDLRSNINNSFSGEPLTRDIVIIASYTQHNSRSEGEFLGSITQTIISDESLKSSIFICQQN, from the coding sequence ATGGCTACtaccgctgctgccactgctgctcctactgGGGTTCCTACCAGTACTCTTTCACAGTCTGGGGTATTAGGAGGCAGGAATCCGTTTATatattcatcatcagatccaTTGGCATTGTTCATTGTTCAGtcgtttattattattactttgAGTAGATTGCTTCACTGGCCATTGTCGTATCTAAAACAACCTCGAGTAATTGCTGAGGTTATTACAGGGATCATATTGGGGCCATCAGTCATGGGTCATGTGCCTAATTTCACAAACACAATCTTTCCTACTGCTTCAATTCCTAATATTACCGTCGTTGCCAATCTTGGCTTGATCATgttcttatttattgtcGGTCTTGAAGTTGACCTTGGATATGTCAGAAAAAATCTGTATATCGCTTTGACAGTTGGTGCTCTAGGAATGTTAATTCCATTCGGTCTTGGATTTGTAGTTGCTATTGGTATCTACAATCATGAAGCAGGAGGTGCTCATGTAGTCAACTTCGGTGTGTACTCGCTCTTCGTGGCTGTAGCTCTCTCAATTACCGCTCTACCTGTATTAGCCCGGATATTGACCGAGCTCAGACTGTTGCGTGACCGTGTTGGTGTGATTGTTCTATCGGCAGGTATTGCTAACGATCTTGTGGGCTGGATCCTACTTGCCCTTACTATCACATTGGCCAATTCGACCAAAAAAGGTATCAATGCCCTCTATATTgtgctgctagtggtagCTTGGTTTTTACTTCTCTATTTCGGTGTGAGAAAACTATTGACTCTTTACTTGCGCAAATCAGGTGGCTTTGAAAGAGGACCCTCGCAATTTGACGTGTGTGCTATTCTGATTCTTGTGCTTGTGTCTTCATTTTATACTGATATTATCGGAGTACACCCTATTTTTGGTGCTTTCATTGTGGGAGTCATTATCCCAAGAGAAAACGATTTTGTGGTTAAACTTACTGAGAAAATTGAAGACTTTGTTACTGTTATTCTAATTCCACAATATTTTGCCTTGGCTGGTCTGAGTGCAAATATCGGTCTCCTCAACGACGGCAAATCTTGGGGTTACGTTATTGCCATTATTGCCATTGCCTTTATTGGCAAGGTGACTGGTGGTACCCTTGGTAGTAGACTAAATGGTTTGAAATGGCAAGAATCGCTCACTGTAGGTGTTTTGATGTCTTGTAAAGGTATTGTTGAGATTGTCGTGCTTACCACTGGTTTGAATGCCCACATTATCAGCGCCAAGGTCTTCACCATGTTTATTGTCATGACTTTGGTGACAACCTTTTTAACTACGCCTTTGACTATGCTTGTTTACCCAGTATCTTATCGCCAAAAGCTTGCCAGAGCCCGTAGTTTGGAGAGGCGACATAACTTGTCGGTCAACGGTTCCACTATCCCGTCATCACGTATTGCCAAGATCATTGCTCATATTAGGGATGCTGAAGCCATTTCTGTGCTTATGACACTTGTCCAACTATTTTCCAATGATGATGCTCGTACAGAACAGCTAAAGATTCACGGAGTCAGACTTTGTGAGTTATCACAAAGACCATCGAATTTGATACAAGTTACTTCTGATACTCAGTCAGATATTAAGAATGATTCGCTTCTTAGCGTGGTAAGCGCATTTAGTCAAATTCATAACGTTCTCTTTTCGGGTGATCTGGCATATATAACCGAAGGAGACCAGGCATCTTACATTGTCAATCGCCATACGGACTTGAACGATCTTATTCTCCTCACACTTGACCAAACAGTGACGAGAACAGAGTCTCCTGATGGCGTCATCACAGCTTCTGGCGCCTGGAATACTACTCAATATCCTCCATACTTTCACGAAGTATTTGGCCACCCTACAGGATGTAACCTTGGCTTGTTTATTGATCGCGGTATTAGCGTTCCAGTTACTTCTGAAGAAAGCAAATCGTGGTCGTCGAGGTCTGTTAGTCGTCGTATTCATGCTATCATTTCCAGTACCGAGCCCAATGATAAGCTTACGCTCCACATTGCCTTGCAGCTGACTGAGAGTCCATTTGTGCAATTGACTGTTGATGTCATTCACCCTCCATCAAAAGATGGACAcaatggtggtgatgatgatgccaCGATAAATAGCTCGGAATCTTGGGACTACGTGACCCAAGTCGTTGATGCATACTCGAGTGCCGAGTTTCGGTCAAGAGTCAAGCTGTTACAttcttctcaagaagatcTTAGGTCGAACATTAACAATAGCTTCAGCGGTGAACCATTGACTCGCGATATTGTTATCATAGCTAGCTATACCCAACACAACAGCAGATCTGAGGGTGAATTCCTTGGCTCTATTACTCAAACTATCATTTCTGATGAGTCGCTCAAGTCTTCGATCTTTATTTGCCAACAGAACTAG